From Carassius auratus strain Wakin chromosome 22, ASM336829v1, whole genome shotgun sequence, a single genomic window includes:
- the LOC113040180 gene encoding high choriolytic enzyme 1-like → MEPRASHYILLLLVGISLANPVRKPGPPAFQPIPGNVDITSKFLETNKGSSEHLLEGDLLFPKIKNALYCLNNNNNCFWKKNSSNLVEVPYTLSSEYSSTDISIIKNAMSTFHNKTCIRFIPRLNQTDYISIENKDGCYSYLGRIGGKQVVSFKRQGCVYHGIIQHELNHALGFYHEHTRSDRDKYVKINWEYVPTDKASNFQIQNTNNQNTTYDYSSIMHYGRTAFTTQAGKDTITPIPDATVAIGQRQDMSNLDILRINKLYGCVV, encoded by the exons ATGGAACCAAGAGCCTCCCACTACATTCTGCTGCTGTTGGTTGGCATTTCCTTGGCGAATCCTGTCAGG AAGCCTGGCCCTCCTGCATTCCAACCAATACCTGGAAATGTTGACATCACTTCAAAGTTTCTGGAGACCAACAAAG gaTCTTCCGAACACCTTCTTGAAGGAGATCTGCTGTTTCCCAAAATCAAAAATGCTCTCTACTgcctcaacaacaacaacaactgttttTGGAAGAAAAACTCTAGCAACCTAGTGGAGGTCCCTTACACACTGAGCAGTGAATACT cCTCTACTGACATCTCAATTATTAAGAATGCCATGTCTACCTTTCACAACAAGACTTGCATTCGCTTCATACCCAGATTAAATCAAACTGACTACATCAGTATTGAGAACAAAGATGG GTGCTACTCTTATCTTGGTAGAATTGGTGGCAAACAGGTGGTCTCCTTCAAGAGGCAAGGCTGTGTATATCACGGCATCATTCAGCATGAGCTCAATCATGCCCTGGGCTTCTACCATGAGCACACCAGGAGCGATCGTGACAAGTATGTTAAGATCAACTGGGAGTATGTCCCAACTGATAAGGCCAGCAACTTCCAAATACAGAACACCAACAATCAAAACACCACATATGACTACAGCTCCATAATGCACTATGGAAGAACAGCCTTCACCACCCAAGCTGGAAAGGACACCATCACTCCCATTCCTGATGCAACTGTGGCAATCGGACAGAGGCAGGATATGTCTAACCTTGACATCCTTAGGATCAACAAGCTTTATGGATGTGTTGTTTGA
- the LOC113040182 gene encoding high choriolytic enzyme 1-like, protein MDTRASLSFLLLLFGVSQASSLMEERFEGVFVSEPEPLDITTRILESNNGSSELLIEGDLVFPKTRNALYCFNNNCFWKKNSNNIVEVPYVVSSEFSSYERSVIANAMSTFHSKTCIRFVARSTQADYISIENKDGCYSSLGRTGGKQVVSYNRQGCVYNGIVQHELNHALGFYHEQTRSDRDQYVKINWENISPDMAYNFQKQNTNNQNTPYDYGSIMHYGKTAFSIQPGLETITPIPDRTVEIGQRQGMSNIDILRINKLYGC, encoded by the exons ATGGACACAAGAGCCTCCCTCTCcttcctgctgctgctgtttggcGTCTCGCAGGCGTCTTCTCTCATG GAGGAAAGGTTTGAAGGAGTGTTTGTGTCAGAGCCTGAACCTCTGGACATCACTACAAGGATTTTGGAGTCCAACAATG GATCTTCTGAACTCTTGATTGAAGGAGATCTGGTGTTTCCCAAAACCAGAAATGCTCTCTACTGCTTTAACAACAACTGTTTCTGGAAGAAAAACTCGAACAACATAGTGGAGGTCCCTTACGTCGTGAGCAGTGAATTCT CCAGTTATGAGAGATCAGTGATTGCGAACGCCATGTCCACCTTTCACTCCAAAACCTGCATCCGCTTTGTGGCCAGATCAACTCAGGCCGACTACATCAGTATTGAGAACAAAGATGG GTGCTACTCTTCTCTTGGCAGAACTGGTGGCAAGCAGGTGGTCTCTTACAACAGGCAAGGCTGTGTGTATAACGGCATCGTTCAGCATGAGCTTAATCATGCCCTGGGCTTTTACCACGAGCAAACCAGGAGCGATCGTGACCAGTACGTCAAGATTAACTGGGAGAACATCTCTCCTGATATGGCCTACAACTTCCAGAAACAAAACACCAACAACCAAAACACTCCATACGACTACGGCTCCATCATGCACTATGGAAAAACCGCCTTCTCCATCCAGCCCGGGCTGGAAACCATCACACCCATTCCTGATAGGACGGTGGAAATTGGACAGAGACAGGGAATGTCCAACATCGACATCCTGAGGATCAACAAGCTTTATGGATGCTGA
- the aox5 gene encoding aldehyde oxidase 5, with amino-acid sequence MSSVSVNSELVFYINGKKIVEKNADPEEMLLAYLRRKVGLTGTKYGCGGGGCGACTVMVSRYDPIQETVLHWSVIACLQPICSLHGAAVVTVEGIGSTKTKLHPVQERIAKAHGSQCGFCTPGMVMSMYTLLRNNPQPTMEDIRETLGGNLCRCTGYRPIIDGFKTFCNTPISCQNGDGNGKCCMENSNSHNNESIISGELFSMDNVLPLDPTQDLIFPPELLIMGKKKAERLSFHGEKVRWISPADLKDLIKLKSEYPNAPLLVGNTTIGPKMNLKGTVHPLVIYGGSIPELRTIKWRNNGVTVGAGCSLSVLKDVLLQGIEELGPEKSRVYQALVQTLQSLASKQIRNMATIGGNILSANPKYDLSSILAAAECTLYIVSNDGAREICLSEEFFTDFGKTALRPDEILLAIEIPHSRPWEFVSAFRQAQRREFAFSIVNSGMKVAFRHDSNVVENLDIFYGGVGPTLVKARLTCKELMGSKWDEKLLVGGTQLLEEEICIPPTAPGGKEEYRKALVLSFFFKFYMQVLLELQQKEVGMNDLPLEYLSALKPFKNEVPQGNHSFQLVPETQSSNDPVGRPKVHQAALQQATGEAVYYDDIPSVKGELFVSMVTSTRPHAKIISIDASVALAMPGVVTFISAKDVPGQNQRLWFNNPEELFAEEEVICAGQIIGAIVAETREQAKRAAEQVAISYEDIQPVFFTIEEAIEHQSFFDPKRKLERGNVEEGFEKADHILQGELYMGGQEHFYMETQGLVAIPKQEAGELELYVASQHAAYTQEVVGITLGIDSNKITCHVKRLGGGFGGKVMKIASLSAIAATAAYKTGRAVRCVLEREDDMLITSGRSPFLGKYKVGYLNDGTILAADITYYSNGGCTLDESSFIMEKALLHMDNGYKIPNLRGRGLVCKTYLPSYTAFRGFGGPQGLTIIESVLHEVAVRCGLPAHQVRDINMYKDEKCYTHHKQLFSPCDMVRCWNECLEKSDYAHRCLSIKQFNAHNHWKKRGISIVPQKFGIGFSKGFYNQGAALVNIYKDGSVLISHGGTEMGQGINTKAIQIASRILKVPMSSIHIKETCTGNVPNAAPSAASFGTDAVGMAVKDGCEKLMRRLEPLIKKHPQFTWQQLVVEAYCQKISLSATGFFMGPHTNIDWEKSEGNAYYYFTFGACCSEVEIDCLTGDHKNIRTDIVMDVGRSINPALDVGQVEGGFVQGIGLYTIEELQFSPEGVLLTRGPSRYKIPALCDIPPQLNVHLLRNAENPHAIYSSKGIGEPPVFFGCTLFFAIKEAIAAARRERGLSESFPFSSPATAEKIRMACEDCFTRMNPPDRKVKTKPWAINV; translated from the exons ATGTCATCTGTATCTGTGAACAGTGAGCTTGTCTTCTACATTAATGGGAAGAAG aTAGTGGAGAAGAATGCTGATCCAGAAGAGATGTTACTGGCTTACCTGCGAAGGAAAG TGGGTCTAACAGGCACAAAGTATGGCTGTGGTGGAGGTGGATGTGGGGCCTGTACTGTTATGGTGTCCAGATATGACCCTATCCAGGAGACTGTGCT TCACTGGTCGGTAATTGCATGTCTACAGCCCATTTGTTCTCTGCATGGTGCGGCGGTGGTGACCGTCGAAGGCATTGGAAGCACCAAGACGAAACTACATCCTGTTCAG GAGCGTATAGCAAAGGCTCATGGGTCTCAGTGTGGGTTTTGTACCCCTGGGATGGTGATGTCCATGTACACATTACTTAGAAATAACCCACAGCCCACCATGGAGGACATTCGAGAGACACTAGGAG GGAACCTATGCCGTTGTACTGGATATCGACCAATAATTGATGGATTTAAAACATTCTGCAAT ACTCCGATATCTTGCCAAAATGGTGACGGAAATGGAAAATGTTGCATGGAAAACAGCAATTCTCACAACAATGAATCTATT ATATCTGGAGAACTTTTCAGCATGGATAATGTCTTACCCCTTGACCCAACTCAGGATTTGATCTTTCCCCCAGAGTTACTG ATTATGGGAAAGAAAAAAGCTGAACGACTTTCCTTCCATGGTGAAAAGGTCAGGTGGATTTCCCCAGCAGATCTGAAAGATTTAATCAAGCTGAAATCTGAATACCCCAACGCACCTCTATTGGTTGGGAACACAACCATAG GGCCAAAGATGAATCTGAAGGGAACTGTCCATCCTTTGGTGATCTATGGTGGAAGTATTCCAGAACTTCGAACTATCAAATGGAGAAACAATG GTGTAACTGTAGGGGCAGGATGCAGTTTGTCTGTTTTGAAGGATGTCCTTCTGCAAGGAATCGAGGAACTCGGGCCAGAGAAAAGCAGGGTTTACCAGGCCCTCGTTCAAACATTACAGAGTTTGGCCAGCAAACAGATACGCAACATGGCT ACCATTGGTGGAAATATCCTGAGTGCCAACCCCAAATATGACTTGAGCAGCATTCTAGCAGCGGCAGAATGCACACTATACATTGTTTCTAATG ATGGTGCTCGAGAGATTTGTCTAAGTGAAGAGTTTTTCACAGACTTTGGTAAAACAGCTCTACGACCAGATGAGATTCTGCTGGCTATTGAAATTCCTCACTCAAGACCG TGGGAGTTTGTGTCAGCATTTCGCCAGGCACAGCGCAGAGAGTTCGCCTTCTCCATAGTGAATTCTGGCATGAAGGTGGCATTCAGACATGACTCAAATGTAGTGGAAAACCTAGACATTTTTTATGGAGGTGTGGGACCCACTCTGGTAAAAGCCAGACTCACCTGTAAAGAGCTTATGGGAAG TAAATGGGATGAGAAACTTCTGGTAGGGGGAACGCAACTCTTAGAAGAAGAAATTTGTATTCCCCCTACTGCCCCTGGTGGAAAGGAAGAGTATCGCAAGGCTCTAGTACTCAGCTTCTTTTTCAAGTTTTACATGCAAGTGCTGCTGGAGCTCCAACAGAAG GAGGTTGGCATGAATGATTTGCCATTAGAGTATCTCAGCGCATTAAAACCCTTCAAAAATGAGGTGCCACAAGGAAACCATTCTTTCCAG CTTGTACCAGAGACTCAATCTTCTAATGACCCGGTGGGACGACCCAAAGTACACCAGGCTGCCCTTCAGCAAGCTACAGGAGAAGCTGTATATTATGATGACATTCCATCTGTTAAAGGAGAACTTTTTGTTTCCATGGTAACCAGCACCAGGCCTCATGCAAAGATCAT CTCTATAGATGCATCGGTGGCTCTAGCCATGCCTGGAGTGGTCACCTTCATCTCTGCCAAGGATGTCCCTGGTCAGAATCAAAGACTCTGGTTCAACAACCCAGAGGAGCTTTTTGCTGAAGAGGAG GTCATTTGTGCAGGGCAGATTATTGGTGCCATCGTGGCTGAAACCAGAGAACAAGCCAAACGAGCAGCTGAGCAGGTGGCCATATCGTACGAGGACATCCAACCTGTCTTTTTCACTATAGAG gAGGCCATAGAACACCAGTCATTTTTTGATCCCAAGAGAAAACTGGAAAGAGGAAATGTGGAAGAAGGGTTTGAGAAAGCAGACCACATACTACAGG GTGAGCTGTATATGGGTGGTCAGGAACATTTCTACATGGAAACTCAGGGACTGGTTGCGATTCCTAAGCAAGAGGCAGGTGAACTGGAGCTTTATGTTGCCAGTCAGCATGCAGCTTATACTCAG GAAGTGGTGGGCATCACTCTCGGAATTGACTCCAATAAGATCACGTGTCATGTGAAGAGGCTAGGAGGTGGATTTGGGGGTAAAGTCATGAAGATTGCATCATTATCCGCCATCGCTGCTACAGCTGCTTACAA GACTGGCCGTGCTGTGCGATGTGTACTAGAACGTGAAGATGACATGCTAATCACCAGTGGCAGGTCTCCTTTCTTGGGAAAGTACAAG GTTGGATACTTGAATGATGGAACAATCTTGGCTGCTGATATCACATACTACAGTAATGGAGGATGCACTCTAGATGAATCCTCTTTT ATCATGGAGAAAGCTCTCCTTCACATGGATAATGGCTACAAGATTCCGAATCTACGAGGACGTGGACTGGTGTGCAAGACTTACTTACCATCCTATACAGCCTTCCGAGGCTTTGGTGGACCTCAAGGGTTGACCATCATTGAGAGCGTGTTACATGAGGTGGCTGTCAGGTGTGGCTTACCTGCACATCAG GTGAGAGACATTAACATGTACAAGGACGAGAAATGCTACACCCACCACAAGCAGCTCTTTTCTCCCTGTGACATGGTACGGTGCTGGAATGAGTGTCTTGAGAAATCGGACTACGCCCATCGATGCCTGTCTATCAAGCAGTTTAATGCTCACAACCACTGGAAGAAGAGAGGGATCTCCATTGTCCCACAGAAATTTGGAATTGGGTTCTCAAAAGGTTTCTACAACCAG GGAGCAGCATTGGTAAACATCTACAAAGATGGATCGGTTCTGATCTCACATGGAGGAACCGAGATGGGTCAAGGTATCAACACCAAAGCCATACAG ATTGCAAGTCGCATTCTGAAGGTTCCAATGTCTTCGATCCACATCAAGGAGACCTGCACAGGAAATGTGCCCAATGCTGCGCCATCTGCTGCATCCTTTGGCACGGATGCTGTCGGGATGGCAGTCAAG GATGGCTGTGAGAAACTGATGAGACGTCTGGAGCCACTCATAAAGAAACATCCCCAATTCACCTGGCAACAACTG GTTGTGGAAGCATATTGCCAGAAGATCAGTTTGTCAGCAACAGGTttctttat GGGTCCCCATACCAATATTGACTGGGAAAAGAGTGAAGGCAACGCGTACTACTACTTTACTTTCGGGGCCTGTTGCTCAGAGGTGGAAATTGACTGCTTGACAGGAGATCACAAG aaCATTAGAACTGACATCGTGATGGATGTTGGCCGGAGCATAAACCCTGCTCTGGATGTTGGACAG GTGGAGGGAGGTTTTGTCCAGGGAATTGGGCTCTATACTATAGAGGAGTTGCAGTTTTCTCCTGAGGGTGTGTTGTTAACCAGGGGACCCTCTCGGTATAAAATCCCAGCTCTGTGTGACATCCCTCCTCAGCTTAACGTCCACCTGCTGAGGAACGCAGAGAATCCTCACGCCATCTACTCAtcaaag ggGATCGGGGAGCCTCCTGTGTTTTTCGGCTGCACTTTGTTTTTCGCCATTAAAGAAGCAATTGCAGCcgcaaggagagagagaggcctgAGCGagagttttcctttctcttctccTGCTACTGCAGAAAAGATACGTATGGCCTGTGAAGACTGCTTTACCAGGATG aaTCCACCAGACAGGAAAGTAAAAACCAAACCCTGGGCCATCAACGTGTGA